A single region of the Halococcus agarilyticus genome encodes:
- the trpG gene encoding anthranilate synthase component II translates to MNEPTDRSRETGCPTDDTDRPRVLFIDNFDSFTYNLVEYVSEYAETEVVRNTASLADVRAVDPDAIVISPGPGHPANDRDVGVTLDVLREVSRKIPTLGVCLGLEAAVYAYGGAVGRAPEPVHGKAFAVDHDGRGVFTGLEQGFRAGRYHSLVATEIPDCFAVTARTDDDLVMGVRHRDHPIECVQFHPESVLTGVGHDVIRNFLDGIESDVEYAVVDD, encoded by the coding sequence GTGAACGAGCCCACTGATCGCTCCCGTGAGACGGGCTGTCCGACCGACGACACCGATCGTCCACGGGTACTGTTCATCGACAACTTCGACTCGTTCACCTACAATCTCGTGGAGTACGTGAGCGAGTACGCCGAAACCGAGGTCGTTCGGAACACCGCCTCGCTCGCGGACGTCCGCGCCGTCGACCCGGACGCGATCGTGATCAGCCCCGGGCCCGGCCATCCCGCAAACGACCGCGACGTGGGCGTCACGCTCGACGTGCTCCGCGAGGTAAGTCGGAAGATTCCGACGCTCGGTGTCTGTCTCGGGCTCGAAGCGGCGGTGTACGCCTATGGCGGGGCGGTCGGGCGCGCGCCCGAACCCGTCCACGGCAAGGCGTTCGCCGTCGATCACGACGGCCGGGGCGTCTTCACGGGGCTGGAGCAGGGCTTTCGTGCCGGCCGGTACCACTCCCTCGTCGCCACTGAGATCCCCGACTGCTTTGCCGTGACCGCACGCACCGACGACGACCTCGTGATGGGCGTGCGCCACCGCGACCACCCGATCGAGTGCGTCCAGTTCCATCCCGAAAGCGTTCTGACTGGTGTCGGTCACGACGTGATCCGGAACTTCCTCGACGGGATCGAGAGCGACGTCGAGTACGCAGTCGTCGACGATTGA
- the trpE gene encoding anthranilate synthase component I, with the protein MSETEPSLDREEFVALAEDADRPAVVRTTVDLDVDVEPLAAYAALADASGAAHTFLLESGEKLASSDPDGAFAPASEERHARYSFVGYDPAAAVTLDPDGTDVDVFDSRYADLVDPGEGDVLDRLRGSLPGVERVNFPATDRQQLDGGLVGFLAYDAVYDLHLDEVGVDRPDSQVPDAQFVLTTKTLAFDHAADAVSLVCTPLVRPGDDAGAVYDALVREAQRVREALTDATVDPDGFVREQETAESREAYEAAVERGKEHVLDGDSYQVVLSRARELVGEIDPRGLYAALRDINPSPYMYLLEYGDRSVVGASPETLVSVRGNEVVSNPLAGTCPRGASPVEDRRLAGELLADEKERAEHTMLVDLARNDVRRVSEPGSVRVGEFMTVLKYSHVQHIESTVTGRLAADADAFDATRAAFPMGTLSGAPKIRAMEIIDALETSPRGLYGGGVGYFSWDGDADVAIVIRTALIDHAPDEGGVGEGATTDRITVRAGAGVVADSDPASEYEETERKMDGVIAALDRIEQPADVTPPPEVSR; encoded by the coding sequence ATGAGCGAGACGGAGCCGTCTCTCGACCGCGAGGAGTTCGTCGCTCTCGCCGAGGACGCCGACCGACCGGCGGTCGTTCGGACGACGGTCGATCTCGATGTCGACGTCGAGCCGCTGGCGGCGTACGCGGCGCTCGCCGACGCGTCGGGTGCAGCGCACACCTTCCTCTTGGAGAGCGGCGAGAAGCTCGCATCGAGCGACCCCGACGGCGCGTTCGCACCCGCGAGCGAGGAACGCCACGCGCGCTACTCGTTCGTCGGCTACGATCCGGCGGCCGCCGTCACGCTCGACCCCGACGGAACCGACGTGGACGTGTTCGACTCGCGGTACGCGGACCTCGTCGACCCCGGCGAGGGTGACGTACTCGACCGACTTCGGGGTTCGCTACCGGGCGTCGAGCGCGTGAACTTCCCCGCGACCGACCGCCAGCAACTCGACGGCGGGCTCGTCGGCTTCCTGGCCTACGACGCGGTGTACGACCTCCATCTCGACGAGGTGGGCGTCGACCGGCCCGACTCGCAGGTTCCCGACGCGCAGTTCGTGCTGACCACGAAGACGCTCGCGTTCGATCACGCTGCCGATGCGGTGTCGCTGGTGTGTACCCCACTTGTCCGGCCGGGCGACGATGCGGGCGCGGTCTACGACGCCCTCGTGCGCGAAGCCCAGCGGGTCCGCGAGGCCCTCACCGATGCGACCGTTGATCCGGATGGGTTCGTCCGCGAGCAGGAAACTGCGGAGTCGCGCGAGGCGTACGAGGCGGCGGTGGAGCGCGGAAAAGAGCACGTCCTCGATGGCGACAGTTACCAGGTGGTGCTCTCGCGCGCTCGCGAACTCGTCGGCGAGATCGACCCGCGCGGGCTGTACGCCGCACTCCGAGACATCAATCCTTCGCCGTACATGTATCTCCTCGAATATGGCGATCGATCGGTGGTGGGCGCGAGCCCCGAAACCCTAGTTTCCGTTCGTGGGAACGAAGTCGTCTCGAACCCGCTCGCCGGTACCTGCCCACGGGGAGCGAGTCCAGTCGAAGACCGCCGACTCGCCGGGGAGCTACTCGCCGACGAGAAGGAACGCGCCGAACACACCATGCTGGTCGATCTCGCGCGCAACGACGTCCGTCGAGTGAGCGAACCAGGCTCGGTGCGTGTCGGGGAGTTCATGACCGTCCTCAAATATTCCCATGTGCAGCACATCGAATCGACCGTCACAGGGCGGCTCGCTGCGGATGCTGACGCGTTCGACGCGACACGCGCGGCGTTCCCGATGGGGACGCTCTCCGGCGCGCCGAAGATCCGAGCGATGGAGATCATCGACGCCCTCGAAACCAGTCCTCGAGGTCTCTACGGCGGCGGCGTCGGCTACTTCTCGTGGGACGGCGACGCCGACGTCGCGATCGTGATCCGCACCGCGCTGATCGATCACGCACCGGACGAAGGCGGGGTCGGCGAGGGAGCCACGACTGACCGGATCACCGTGCGGGCGGGGGCGGGCGTCGTCGCCGACTCCGACCCCGCGAGCGAGTACGAGGAGACCGAGCGCAAGATGGACGGTGTGATCGCCGCACTCGATCGGATCGAGCAGCCTGCGGACGTGACGCCACCGCCGGAGGTGAGTCGGTGA
- a CDS encoding phosphoribosylanthranilate isomerase, which produces MTRVKICGLTREADLDAAIDAGADMVGFVCGVPIETPRELAPDRAAALVERVPEGITSVLVTMPETPAEGVELAERVDPDAIQVHDYSPDELAALADRFEGSVLAGVDAADDDLDQYANVADALVLDSTDEQGAGGTGETHDWDRARAVVADLDVPVLLAGGLTPENVTEAVRTVDSFGVDVSSGTERSGGVKDHTAVQQFVERATAPRTVTT; this is translated from the coding sequence ATGACCCGTGTGAAGATCTGCGGGCTGACCCGCGAGGCCGATCTCGACGCCGCCATCGACGCCGGCGCGGACATGGTGGGGTTCGTCTGTGGCGTGCCGATCGAGACGCCGCGCGAACTCGCGCCCGACCGCGCCGCCGCGCTCGTCGAACGCGTTCCGGAAGGGATCACGAGCGTGCTCGTCACGATGCCCGAAACGCCTGCGGAAGGAGTCGAACTCGCCGAGCGAGTCGATCCCGACGCGATTCAGGTTCATGACTACTCGCCCGACGAGCTCGCGGCGCTCGCCGACCGTTTCGAGGGATCGGTGCTGGCCGGCGTCGACGCGGCCGACGACGACCTCGACCAGTACGCGAACGTCGCGGACGCACTCGTGCTCGACTCGACCGACGAACAGGGGGCCGGCGGGACGGGCGAAACCCACGACTGGGATCGTGCCCGGGCGGTCGTCGCCGACCTCGACGTGCCGGTGTTGCTTGCGGGTGGCCTCACGCCCGAGAACGTTACCGAAGCGGTCCGAACGGTCGATTCCTTCGGCGTGGACGTTTCGAGCGGCACAGAGCGGAGCGGGGGCGTGAAAGACCACACAGCGGTCCAGCAGTTCGTCGAGCGCGCGACAGCGCCACGAACGGTGACGACATGA
- the trpD gene encoding anthranilate phosphoribosyltransferase yields MQEYIERVTDGEDLSLADARAASTAVFEGATAAQIGALLAALRAKGETETEIAGFAAGMRGAARTIDPDCRPVVDTCGTGGDAHDTINVSTTSAVVAAGAGVNVAKHGNYSVSSSSGSADVFDELGVTIDAEPPEVERSIEKRGIGFMLAPVFHPAMKAVIGPRRELGMRTIFNVLGPLTNPAGADAQVVGVYDPDLVPVLARALAQLDVERALVVHGGGMDEICVHDGTTVAEVQGEEIEEYTLSPEDLGLATHELGGVAGGTPAANARDLEGIVTGEIAGAKRDIVLANAGAAIYVAGAADSLAAGVERAREAIDAGHAAEKLAALRTADEAIAGETA; encoded by the coding sequence ATGCAAGAGTACATCGAGCGCGTGACCGACGGCGAGGACCTCTCGCTCGCGGACGCGCGTGCGGCGAGCACGGCGGTGTTCGAGGGCGCGACCGCGGCACAGATCGGTGCGCTGCTCGCGGCGCTCCGCGCGAAGGGCGAGACCGAAACCGAGATCGCGGGCTTCGCGGCGGGGATGCGCGGAGCCGCCAGGACGATCGACCCCGACTGTCGGCCCGTGGTCGACACCTGCGGGACGGGTGGCGACGCCCACGACACGATCAACGTCTCGACGACGAGCGCGGTCGTCGCTGCGGGTGCGGGCGTCAACGTCGCCAAGCACGGCAACTACTCGGTGTCGTCGTCGTCGGGCAGCGCCGACGTATTCGACGAGCTCGGAGTGACGATCGACGCCGAACCACCCGAGGTCGAGCGCTCGATCGAGAAGCGCGGGATCGGGTTCATGCTCGCGCCGGTGTTCCACCCTGCGATGAAGGCGGTCATCGGCCCGCGCCGGGAGCTCGGGATGCGGACGATCTTCAACGTGCTCGGGCCGCTCACGAACCCGGCGGGCGCGGACGCCCAGGTCGTCGGCGTCTACGACCCCGACCTCGTCCCGGTGCTCGCCCGCGCGCTCGCGCAGTTGGACGTCGAACGCGCACTCGTGGTCCACGGTGGCGGGATGGACGAGATCTGCGTCCACGACGGGACCACGGTCGCCGAGGTCCAGGGTGAGGAGATCGAGGAGTACACGCTCTCACCTGAAGACCTCGGTCTCGCGACCCACGAACTCGGTGGGGTCGCCGGTGGCACGCCAGCCGCGAACGCCCGCGACCTCGAAGGGATCGTCACCGGCGAGATCGCGGGCGCGAAGCGCGACATCGTACTCGCGAACGCCGGCGCGGCGATCTACGTCGCGGGCGCTGCCGACTCGCTCGCGGCGGGCGTCGAGCGCGCCCGTGAGGCCATCGACGCGGGGCACGCGGCCGAAAAGCTCGCCGCGCTTCGAACCGCCGACGAGGCGATCGCGGGCGAGACCGCATGA